A part of Patescibacteria group bacterium genomic DNA contains:
- the dnaJ gene encoding molecular chaperone DnaJ, translating to MAKDYYNILGINKSSSSDEIKKAFRKLAHQYHPDKTKGDAAASQKFKDASEAYSVLSDDKKRAEYDTYGQTFAGGAGPSQGASQGFGGFDFSGFGGQNGGFDFSQNGFEFDLGDIFGDIFGGGGGRQKVKRGRDISIDVELSFSESIFGTERKILLNKTSTCTECKGSGAKRGTEMHTCKTCNGKGKIHETKRSMLGNFSTVLACTECNGAGKVPKEKCPECYGAGVVKKEQEIAVEIPSGIDNGEMIRLTGMGESVQGGTTGDLYIKVHVKKHPVFRKENIDLTMDLSLKLSSALLGEEYALDTLDGEIKLKIPEGVSHGEILRVKGKGVPYEKGRRGDLLIHLQIKLPHKLSKEGRKLVEELRREGI from the coding sequence ATGGCAAAGGATTACTACAACATCTTGGGAATAAACAAAAGTTCATCTTCGGATGAAATCAAAAAAGCTTTCCGCAAATTGGCGCATCAGTATCATCCTGATAAAACCAAGGGAGATGCTGCTGCTTCTCAGAAATTTAAAGATGCCAGCGAGGCATACTCGGTGCTTTCCGATGACAAAAAACGCGCAGAGTACGATACCTACGGTCAAACTTTTGCTGGTGGCGCCGGACCTTCACAAGGAGCATCGCAAGGCTTCGGTGGTTTCGACTTTTCCGGATTCGGCGGTCAGAATGGCGGATTTGATTTCTCGCAGAATGGATTTGAGTTTGATTTAGGAGATATCTTCGGAGATATTTTTGGCGGCGGCGGTGGACGTCAAAAAGTAAAACGTGGCCGAGACATCTCAATTGATGTTGAACTGTCTTTCTCAGAATCAATCTTTGGTACTGAGCGAAAAATCCTTCTCAACAAAACTTCAACCTGTACCGAGTGTAAGGGTAGTGGCGCAAAACGTGGTACAGAAATGCATACGTGTAAAACCTGTAACGGCAAAGGAAAAATTCACGAAACAAAAAGATCAATGTTGGGCAATTTTTCTACCGTTCTCGCGTGTACTGAATGTAATGGCGCGGGAAAAGTTCCAAAAGAAAAATGTCCGGAATGTTACGGTGCAGGGGTGGTAAAAAAAGAGCAGGAAATTGCTGTCGAAATTCCTTCAGGAATTGATAACGGCGAAATGATTCGATTGACTGGTATGGGGGAAAGTGTGCAGGGAGGAACCACAGGCGATCTCTATATAAAGGTACATGTTAAAAAGCATCCAGTGTTTAGAAAGGAGAATATTGATTTGACGATGGATTTGTCACTGAAACTTTCCAGCGCGCTTCTCGGTGAAGAATACGCACTCGACACACTTGATGGGGAAATTAAACTAAAAATTCCCGAGGGAGTTTCTCATGGTGAAATTCTGCGAGTGAAAGGAAAAGGTGTGCCATACGAAAAAGGACGTCGCGGAGACCTGCTTATTCATCTGCAAATTAAATTACCGCATAAACTTTCGAAGGAGGGGAGGAAATTGGTGGAGGAGCTTCGCCGCGAAGGAATATAA
- a CDS encoding segregation/condensation protein A, with protein sequence MNAFTVKQKSFEGPLDVLLDLIEKRKLFINDISLAKVADDYLEHVKSLQNFPIADSANFVLIASTLVLIKSKSLLPTLELTTDEQGDIKDLERRLKIYKRIKELTAGIRERFGKEVSFSPEPRKVEPIFSPDASMTTASFFAAIKDVLKNFPKVETLPKVLVQKVMSLEEMITHLTKRVSDSLRMSFKEFSKSDKANKVHVIVSFLAMLELVKQGVISVTQERHGDDILMETDKISIPDYGSH encoded by the coding sequence ATGAACGCCTTTACAGTAAAACAGAAAAGTTTTGAAGGACCACTCGACGTTCTTTTAGACCTCATTGAAAAGAGGAAGCTTTTTATCAATGATATTTCGCTGGCAAAAGTAGCGGATGATTATTTAGAACATGTAAAATCATTGCAGAATTTTCCCATTGCCGACAGCGCCAATTTTGTTTTGATCGCATCCACTTTGGTTTTGATAAAATCAAAATCCCTTCTGCCTACGCTTGAATTAACAACTGACGAACAAGGTGATATTAAGGATTTGGAACGACGTCTCAAAATCTATAAAAGAATTAAAGAACTGACAGCGGGTATTCGAGAACGTTTTGGCAAAGAAGTTTCTTTTTCACCGGAACCTCGTAAAGTTGAACCGATATTTTCTCCAGACGCTTCTATGACGACCGCTTCTTTTTTTGCGGCCATTAAAGACGTTTTGAAAAATTTTCCAAAGGTTGAAACCTTGCCAAAGGTTTTGGTTCAAAAGGTCATGAGTCTCGAAGAAATGATTACTCATTTGACCAAGCGCGTTAGCGATAGTTTGCGCATGAGTTTCAAGGAATTTTCTAAATCAGATAAGGCAAACAAAGTTCATGTGATTGTCAGTTTCTTAGCGATGCTCGAATTGGTCAAGCAAGGTGTAATTTCTGTCACTCAGGAACGGCATGGTGATGACATTTTGATGGAAACGGACAAAATTTCAATTCCGGATTATGGCAGTCATTAA
- a CDS encoding SMC-Scp complex subunit ScpB: MNLDAKIESLLFWKAEPIAIAKIAKIFSVTEEEIKNALTILEEKFQNRGVVLMRKEDEVALRTAPASSEFIETLAKEELVRDLGKAGLETLSIILYQGPISRREIDYVRGVNSNFILRNLLIRGLVEKVENPKDLRSFLYKPTFDLLSHLGIAKIEDLPEYGTVKKEIELFSEAVKESEVHNPEALIS; encoded by the coding sequence ATGAATCTTGACGCAAAAATTGAATCACTACTTTTTTGGAAAGCCGAACCGATCGCAATTGCGAAAATCGCAAAGATTTTTTCAGTGACTGAGGAGGAAATTAAAAACGCATTGACCATCTTAGAGGAAAAATTTCAAAATAGGGGGGTGGTGCTCATGCGTAAGGAAGATGAAGTGGCTTTGCGAACCGCTCCAGCTTCGTCAGAATTTATTGAAACGTTGGCAAAGGAAGAATTAGTTCGCGATCTTGGAAAAGCTGGTCTTGAAACCCTTTCAATTATTTTATACCAAGGTCCTATTTCGCGCAGAGAGATCGATTATGTTCGCGGAGTTAATTCCAACTTTATTTTAAGAAATCTCTTGATCAGGGGCCTGGTGGAAAAAGTAGAAAACCCCAAGGATTTGCGATCATTCTTATATAAACCAACCTTTGATCTGTTGTCGCACCTCGGCATCGCAAAGATTGAAGATTTGCCAGAATATGGTACTGTAAAAAAAGAAATTGAGCTCTTTTCCGAAGCGGTCAAGGAAAGCGAGGTCCACAACCCCGAAGCTCTCATCTCATGA
- the aspS gene encoding aspartate--tRNA ligase, with product MQNRTYIKELPQKVGQEVTIAGWVDVRRDHGKLIFIDLRDMSGKVQMVALPSHAEAHATATTLRSEWVVSVSGKVNQRPERMVNKDEPNGTVELEILSITVLNEAQTPPFDVRGEGTDISEEARLKYRYLDLRRKRMTSNMRLRHEVIRFIRKYYSNDGFVEIETPIVSKANVETGARNYVVPSRLYKGKFYGLPQSPQQYKQLLMVAGLEKYFQIAKCFRDEDSRGDRQPEFTQLDLEMSFVEQEDVLRHTEKMYIEMITEVTPHKKIQTVPFPRLTYKEAMEKYGSDKPDLRADKNDPNLLAFCWVLDFPFFEKTDEGGWTFTHNPFSSAKPEHEQMLANKENIGEILTTQYDIVLNGSEVGGGSIRNHKPEMLRKVLEIIGQTPEQIAGSFGHMLDALSFGAPPHGGIAPGIDRLVMLLANEPNIREVIAFPKTGEGRDLMMNTPSEVSSKQLKELGIKLEK from the coding sequence ATGCAAAATCGAACATACATTAAAGAACTCCCGCAGAAAGTTGGACAGGAAGTGACCATCGCCGGTTGGGTAGATGTTCGTCGCGATCACGGCAAACTTATTTTCATTGACCTGCGAGACATGTCTGGAAAAGTCCAAATGGTAGCACTGCCGAGTCATGCCGAAGCACACGCCACGGCGACCACACTCCGCTCTGAGTGGGTTGTTTCTGTTTCTGGTAAGGTCAATCAGCGCCCAGAAAGAATGGTCAACAAAGACGAACCAAACGGCACTGTTGAGCTGGAAATTCTTTCAATTACTGTTCTAAACGAAGCCCAAACGCCTCCATTTGACGTCAGGGGAGAGGGAACCGACATCAGCGAGGAAGCACGGCTTAAGTATCGCTATCTCGATCTTCGCCGCAAGCGCATGACCTCAAACATGAGGTTGCGTCATGAAGTAATCAGGTTCATTCGTAAATATTATTCTAACGACGGTTTTGTCGAAATTGAAACACCGATTGTGAGTAAAGCAAACGTTGAGACCGGCGCCAGAAATTACGTTGTGCCTTCACGTTTGTATAAAGGAAAATTTTACGGGCTACCGCAATCACCCCAGCAGTACAAACAACTTTTGATGGTTGCCGGTTTGGAAAAATATTTTCAAATTGCTAAATGTTTCCGTGATGAAGATTCCCGTGGCGATCGCCAGCCAGAATTTACGCAACTTGATCTTGAAATGTCTTTTGTTGAACAAGAGGATGTTCTTCGCCATACCGAAAAAATGTATATCGAAATGATTACAGAAGTAACGCCGCACAAAAAAATTCAAACAGTTCCTTTTCCAAGACTGACATACAAGGAAGCCATGGAAAAATACGGATCAGACAAACCCGACTTACGCGCAGATAAAAATGATCCAAACCTCTTGGCGTTTTGTTGGGTTCTCGATTTTCCATTTTTTGAAAAAACTGATGAGGGTGGTTGGACTTTTACCCACAATCCTTTTTCGAGCGCCAAACCAGAACACGAGCAGATGCTTGCCAACAAAGAAAACATTGGAGAAATTTTAACAACGCAGTATGACATTGTGCTTAACGGCAGCGAAGTTGGTGGCGGCAGTATTCGTAATCACAAACCAGAAATGCTTCGAAAAGTTTTGGAAATAATTGGTCAGACTCCCGAGCAAATTGCTGGATCTTTTGGTCACATGCTCGATGCGCTTTCATTCGGTGCGCCGCCCCACGGTGGAATTGCTCCAGGAATTGATCGATTGGTTATGCTTTTGGCCAACGAGCCAAACATTCGCGAGGTGATCGCCTTTCCAAAAACTGGAGAGGGAAGAGATCTCATGATGAACACTCCTTCAGAGGTCAGTTCAAAGCAACTTAAGGAGCTTGGGATTAAGCTCGAAAAGTAG
- the trpS gene encoding tryptophan--tRNA ligase: protein MEKNSKKTLLSGIQPTGRPHIGNYFGAMKQFVDLQKAHNCYFMIADYHALNFLQNAKEMRQNILDLVFDYLAIGLDPNEAVIFKQSDVSEHTELAWIFDTITTVPFLERAHAYKDAEAKNKEISVGTFNYPMLMAADILLYDTAVVPVGADQKQHVEITRDTAEKFNRVYGETFRLPEAMIVQAVAIVPGTDGRKMSKSYGNTISLFATDAEIEKAVMGIVTDSSGGVPKNVYEIHKLFRTEAELEILYREKAGKYKDLKVALIDDIKNFIKPLREKREALAKDPVSVLKILKTGGEKASAAAETKMKIVQEKIGVKLY, encoded by the coding sequence ATGGAAAAAAATTCCAAAAAAACCCTACTTTCTGGTATTCAACCCACCGGCCGCCCACATATTGGCAACTATTTCGGTGCCATGAAGCAATTTGTTGATCTCCAAAAAGCGCACAATTGCTATTTCATGATTGCTGACTATCATGCTTTAAATTTCCTACAAAACGCAAAAGAAATGCGACAAAATATTCTCGATCTTGTGTTCGATTATCTTGCTATTGGGCTTGATCCAAACGAAGCGGTTATTTTCAAGCAATCCGATGTCTCAGAGCACACCGAGCTTGCATGGATTTTTGATACGATCACGACCGTGCCATTTCTCGAGCGCGCGCACGCATACAAAGATGCAGAAGCGAAAAATAAAGAAATCAGTGTAGGAACTTTCAATTACCCGATGCTTATGGCGGCGGATATTTTGCTGTATGACACGGCGGTAGTGCCTGTGGGAGCTGATCAGAAACAGCATGTTGAAATCACTCGCGACACCGCAGAAAAATTTAACCGTGTGTATGGTGAGACCTTCAGATTGCCTGAGGCGATGATTGTACAGGCGGTAGCGATTGTCCCAGGAACCGATGGCAGAAAGATGAGTAAAAGTTACGGTAATACTATTTCTTTGTTTGCTACCGATGCGGAAATTGAAAAAGCCGTGATGGGTATTGTGACCGATTCTTCCGGTGGTGTTCCAAAAAATGTTTATGAGATTCACAAGCTATTTCGCACAGAAGCCGAGCTGGAAATTTTGTATAGAGAAAAAGCGGGGAAGTACAAAGATTTAAAAGTTGCTTTAATTGACGATATTAAAAATTTTATTAAACCTCTGCGCGAAAAACGCGAAGCCTTGGCCAAAGATCCTGTTTCAGTTTTAAAAATTCTAAAAACTGGCGGAGAAAAAGCTTCCGCGGCCGCGGAAACCAAAATGAAAATCGTTCAGGAAAAAATTGGCGTTAAATTATATTAA
- a CDS encoding NUDIX hydrolase → MKIPRPISSQPIPETARKVFEGIMFDVYQWEQEVFDGSKAIFEKVKRPDTVVVFPVLPDGKILLINEEQPSKQKFISAPGGRIEKDEDVLTAAKRELLEETGYEANEFILWEAHQPVSKVEWAVYVLVAKGLKKVSEMNLDPGEKIDPYPVSFDEFMTIGSDPNFRGIDMLPKFLEAKLYPEKMEALRTLFRSN, encoded by the coding sequence ATGAAAATTCCTCGACCAATATCAAGTCAACCCATTCCCGAAACAGCGCGAAAAGTTTTTGAGGGTATTATGTTTGATGTATACCAATGGGAGCAAGAAGTGTTTGACGGCAGTAAAGCTATTTTTGAAAAAGTAAAACGGCCTGATACCGTCGTGGTTTTTCCTGTGCTTCCCGACGGAAAAATTTTGTTAATTAATGAGGAACAGCCGAGTAAGCAGAAGTTTATCAGCGCACCCGGTGGTAGAATTGAAAAAGATGAAGATGTTTTGACAGCCGCCAAAAGAGAATTACTTGAAGAGACCGGTTACGAAGCAAATGAATTTATTTTGTGGGAAGCTCACCAGCCTGTGTCAAAAGTGGAGTGGGCGGTGTACGTTCTTGTCGCCAAGGGTTTGAAAAAGGTTTCAGAAATGAATCTTGACCCCGGCGAAAAAATCGATCCGTATCCCGTAAGCTTTGATGAATTTATGACGATAGGCAGTGATCCTAATTTTAGAGGTATCGATATGCTTCCTAAATTTCTAGAAGCGAAATTGTATCCTGAAAAAATGGAAGCTTTACGTACTTTGTTCAGGTCAAACTAG
- a CDS encoding serine hydrolase: MKKVKRFLKLFKIIDPKFTIGFFCLILIIALIVYTRYFQIHGEQQIAPILPVASVFEKLALEAKAVYVYDVKENRALYSLNGDAQLPLASLTKVMMAVTALSLLPENAIVTIHSEFLNTEGDSGLLENERFSLKNLLDLTLLESSNDGASAIASVAGAVKRHGVPDSLGTEEFIKAMNETAKKIGMTQAYFLNPTGLDQSPSVSGGYGSAKDMTTLFAYAVKTYPTLLDSTRKITQQISSLDSQMHDVHNTNVSVSKIPSLLASKTGFTDLAGGNLTIVFDAGIDHPIVVSVLGSTEEGRFLDVEKLVYATLDYLNQN; this comes from the coding sequence ATGAAGAAGGTTAAACGTTTTTTAAAACTTTTCAAAATCATTGATCCCAAATTTACGATTGGGTTTTTTTGTTTGATATTGATAATTGCCTTGATTGTCTATACCAGATATTTTCAAATACACGGGGAACAGCAGATTGCTCCCATACTTCCCGTTGCTTCAGTATTCGAAAAACTCGCATTGGAGGCTAAAGCCGTCTATGTCTATGATGTAAAAGAAAATCGAGCATTGTATAGTCTTAATGGAGACGCTCAGTTACCTTTGGCTTCATTAACGAAAGTGATGATGGCTGTTACTGCGCTATCTTTGTTGCCCGAAAACGCTATCGTGACCATACATTCAGAATTTCTTAACACAGAAGGGGATAGCGGGTTGCTTGAAAATGAGCGTTTTAGTCTTAAAAATCTTTTAGATTTGACCCTCCTTGAATCTTCAAATGATGGCGCCAGTGCCATCGCCTCGGTAGCTGGCGCAGTGAAGCGTCATGGGGTGCCAGATAGTTTAGGCACTGAAGAGTTTATCAAGGCCATGAATGAGACCGCCAAGAAAATTGGTATGACTCAGGCTTATTTTTTAAATCCCACCGGACTCGACCAAAGTCCTTCAGTTTCTGGAGGCTATGGTTCGGCAAAAGACATGACAACACTTTTTGCTTACGCAGTGAAAACCTACCCAACTCTTTTAGACTCGACTCGTAAAATTACACAGCAGATTAGCTCACTGGATTCCCAGATGCACGATGTTCACAACACCAATGTTTCTGTTTCAAAAATTCCGTCACTCCTAGCCTCGAAAACTGGATTTACTGATTTGGCTGGAGGAAATCTAACCATTGTTTTTGATGCGGGAATTGATCACCCTATCGTTGTGTCTGTGTTAGGCTCTACTGAAGAGGGAAGATTTCTTGATGTTGAAAAGTTGGTGTATGCTACGTTGGATTATTTGAACCAGAATTAA